The region TTCCAAAGTCCCGTCCTTGCTTCCTCATTTATAAAAATCATATCTTTAATATTAAAAATTTCGTCCTTAATAAAATAAAGAATATACCCATCGGCAAACCCTGCTTCATTATAATAAATAGCCGCCATTAAATCGTCACTATCCCATAGAAAATATTCATTCCATGCTAAATCATCACGAAGTAAGGCACCATGAGTTTGATAAGCAAAGCGTTCATATGCTTTTTTAATTTCTTCACTTTCAGCATCCACACGTTCAACTTCCCCACTCACGCGTCGATGCTTAGGCAATTGATAATCATTAATTTCATACACAATCTTATCTGATACAATCTCCCATCCTTTGCGTCTGTAATAAGGAATAGAATACGGATAAAGATAAGAAATAGGTTGGTTATGATTTTTCATATGTTTTAACGCTTCTATTAGTAATTTATGCATCAGTCCTTGGTTCGCATACTCAGGATAAGTTCCAACCCCTGTCACGCCCCCCATATCATATGTCTGATTAAAAATACGGACACGCATCGGATAAATCGCAACTTGCGAAATCAATTGGTCCCGATCAAACCAGCCAATCACATCTGCTCGCTCAAGCGTTGGGGATTTAGCTCGAATCATTTCTTTTTCCTGCCATCCAATTTCTTGAAGTTCTTGGTCTGTCACCTGAAATACATATCTCAGTAATTGATTGTACTGCTCTAAATGCTCTAATCCAACTTTACTCATTTTCAACTGTTTTTTTCTACTCATAAATCCGTCTCCCTTTATTTTTTACTATCTAAATAGCTGTTTAGTCATCCTTATAAATCGTTTTAATCTTTTTAAAATAAAACAATACGATAATCATATTTGTTAAAGGAAAAGCTAAGAACATTCCCTGTTCTGCTGAAATATTAAAAATATTAAATCTTGAAAAAAGAACCGAAAAAACAATAACTAAAGGAATGAGTAAAACAATTTGCCTTACCACCTCTAACTGGCTAGCCTTTGCTTCTTCTTTCGATACTTGCATAAACGTAATCAATGTATAAATGATTCCCATAAATGGAAATCCCGCTACCATAATTCTAAGGATCGGAATCGCAGACTGGATTAAACTCTCATCACTCGTAAAAATCATTAATAACGGTCTCGTCCATAAGAGACTGACTATCGTGATTACCAAAGCATAAATTAAACTATAATTCACAATTTTTTGTTTCGCTATTCTCTCAGATTGATGGTTCTGACGCCCATGGAAATACGCAATAACAGATTGACTCCCCTGTATTAACCCAATTAATGGTAACAAAATCACCGTATTTATATTATTACAGATGGCGAAGGCTCCAATTGACGAAACATATCCAAGTCCAATTAAACGACGATTAATAACAAAGCCACTGACACTATTAAGAGCTTGCATCAAAAACTGCACAAATCCAATTTTAATAATAGAAATCAAAATCTCTTTCGATGGATTAATAGTTAAATGGACCTTCTTCATCCACAGTTTTTTGTGCATTAAAAATAAAACGGCGCAACTAAAGTAGATGACACTACTTGTTAGTGTAGCAAAGGCAATCCCAATAAATCCAAGTCCTAAAATAAACGTAAAGAGCACGTTAAAGAACACATTACTGAGCGTTGAAATAACCCCGATAATAATTTCCATTTTAGGATAACCAAACACCCTAATCATATTAACTAACATATAACCGAGCGAATTAAAAATATTGAAAATTAGTGCCAAATTTAAATACTGTAAAGCATA is a window of Turicibacter sanguinis DNA encoding:
- a CDS encoding GNAT family N-acetyltransferase, with the protein product MSRKKQLKMSKVGLEHLEQYNQLLRYVFQVTDQELQEIGWQEKEMIRAKSPTLERADVIGWFDRDQLISQVAIYPMRVRIFNQTYDMGGVTGVGTYPEYANQGLMHKLLIEALKHMKNHNQPISYLYPYSIPYYRRKGWEIVSDKIVYEINDYQLPKHRRVSGEVERVDAESEEIKKAYERFAYQTHGALLRDDLAWNEYFLWDSDDLMAAIYYNEAGFADGYILYFIKDEIFNIKDMIFINEEARTGLWNFISAHFSMIKKVIGNTYTDEPLAFLLEDADIKETISPYFMARIVDLEKFIEQYPFKPDTIAREWTFTMDDPLLSWNQGSFTLSIDTEGVGKIKRTSVKTGDRIDIQTMTTMLLGYKRPDYLHKIGRLSCSSKTLDMLEDAIEQQTPYFSDYF
- a CDS encoding MATE family efflux transporter; this translates as MSHEKLFENKSIQHLIVLFSFPTIFSLVLESFVSMIDTAFAGHLGSMSSIALSAMGLLTPILQILLAAQLIFGVSTSIVVSKRLGEKNQEKVNETFTIGFYGCGVFSIAISLLIFLLQDPLLFVLGASGEVRRYALQYLNLALIFNIFNSLGYMLVNMIRVFGYPKMEIIIGVISTLSNVFFNVLFTFILGLGFIGIAFATLTSSVIYFSCAVLFLMHKKLWMKKVHLTINPSKEILISIIKIGFVQFLMQALNSVSGFVINRRLIGLGYVSSIGAFAICNNINTVILLPLIGLIQGSQSVIAYFHGRQNHQSERIAKQKIVNYSLIYALVITIVSLLWTRPLLMIFTSDESLIQSAIPILRIMVAGFPFMGIIYTLITFMQVSKEEAKASQLEVVRQIVLLIPLVIVFSVLFSRFNIFNISAEQGMFLAFPLTNMIIVLFYFKKIKTIYKDD